Proteins encoded within one genomic window of Corynebacterium aurimucosum:
- a CDS encoding ABC-F family ATP-binding cassette domain-containing protein, with protein MIVTNDFEVRVGARTLLDAPGQHLRVQPGDRIGLVGRNGAGKTTTMRILAGETEPYGGSVTRSGPIGYLPQDSREGNIEQTARERVLSARGLDEIKRRMAKQQELMETATDDRFRDKAIRKFSRLEEEYHTLGGYEADSECAQICDNLGLPQRVLDQQLKTLSGGQRRRVELAQILFAASAGSGKSQTTLLLDEPTNHLDADSITWLRGFLSKHEGGLVMISHDVDLLEAVCNKVWFLDAVRAEADVYNMGFKKYLDARATDEARRRRERANAEKKAAALHKQAAKLGAKATKAAAAKQMLHRAERMMNELDDVRVADKVAHIKFPEPAPCGKTPMNAKGLTKMYGSLEVFAGVDLAIDKGSRVVVLGYNGAGKTTLLKLLAGVERTDGEGGIVSGHGLRIGYFAQEHDNIDPDKTVWENTIEACPDAGQQDLRGLLGAFMFSGDKLEQPAGTLSGGEKTRLSLATLVSSRANVLLLDEPTNNLDPQSREQVLDALGTYTGAVVLVTHDPGAVKALNPERVIIMPDGDEDLWNDEYMEIVELA; from the coding sequence GTGATTGTGACCAATGATTTCGAGGTGCGCGTGGGCGCACGCACGCTTCTCGACGCCCCCGGCCAGCACCTTCGAGTGCAACCGGGGGATCGTATCGGCTTGGTCGGCCGCAATGGCGCGGGCAAGACGACGACGATGCGCATCCTGGCGGGGGAGACCGAGCCCTATGGCGGCTCGGTGACGCGCTCAGGTCCTATTGGTTACCTGCCGCAGGATTCCCGTGAGGGCAATATCGAGCAGACCGCTCGTGAGCGCGTGCTCTCTGCTCGCGGCTTAGATGAGATCAAGCGCCGCATGGCCAAGCAGCAAGAGCTGATGGAAACCGCCACGGACGATAGGTTCCGCGACAAGGCCATTCGTAAGTTCTCCCGTCTGGAGGAGGAGTACCACACGTTAGGTGGCTACGAGGCAGACTCCGAGTGCGCCCAGATCTGCGACAACTTGGGCCTGCCGCAGCGCGTGCTCGACCAGCAGCTTAAGACGCTGTCCGGCGGTCAGCGCCGCCGAGTGGAGCTGGCGCAGATTCTCTTCGCAGCTTCGGCTGGGTCAGGCAAGTCCCAGACCACGCTGCTTCTCGACGAGCCCACGAACCACCTCGACGCGGATTCGATTACGTGGTTGCGCGGCTTCTTATCCAAGCACGAGGGTGGCCTCGTGATGATTTCCCACGACGTCGACCTGCTGGAAGCCGTCTGCAACAAGGTCTGGTTCCTTGATGCCGTGCGCGCCGAAGCAGACGTCTACAACATGGGCTTTAAGAAGTACCTTGATGCTCGCGCCACCGATGAGGCACGCCGCCGCCGCGAGCGCGCCAACGCGGAGAAGAAAGCCGCAGCACTACACAAGCAAGCCGCCAAGTTGGGAGCGAAGGCCACGAAGGCCGCCGCCGCCAAGCAGATGCTGCACCGTGCTGAGCGCATGATGAACGAGCTGGATGATGTTCGCGTGGCCGATAAGGTAGCCCACATTAAGTTCCCGGAACCAGCTCCCTGCGGCAAGACTCCGATGAACGCCAAGGGCCTGACCAAGATGTACGGTTCGCTGGAGGTTTTTGCCGGCGTCGATTTGGCCATCGACAAGGGCTCCCGCGTGGTTGTGCTGGGCTATAACGGTGCCGGCAAGACGACTCTGCTTAAGCTTCTGGCGGGCGTGGAGCGCACCGATGGCGAGGGCGGCATCGTCTCCGGCCACGGCCTGCGCATCGGCTACTTTGCGCAGGAGCATGACAACATCGACCCAGACAAGACCGTGTGGGAAAATACCATCGAGGCCTGTCCTGATGCTGGCCAGCAGGATTTGCGTGGACTGCTGGGTGCCTTCATGTTCTCCGGTGACAAGTTGGAGCAACCCGCCGGAACGCTCTCCGGTGGTGAGAAAACCCGACTGTCGCTGGCAACGCTGGTGTCCTCGCGTGCCAACGTGCTGCTTCTCGACGAGCCTACAAACAACCTCGACCCACAGTCCCGCGAGCAGGTGCTCGATGCCCTAGGCACCTACACCGGCGCCGTGGTCTTGGTTACCCACGACCCGGGTGCGGTCAAGGCGCTCAACCCGGAACGCGTCATCATCATGCCGGACGGCGATGAGGATTTGTGGAACGACGAGTACATGGAAATCGTGGAGCTAGCCTAA
- the sufU gene encoding Fe-S cluster assembly sulfur transfer protein SufU encodes MNLDSMYQDVILDHYKNPKFSGLREGQAEVHHVNPSCGDELTLRVKLSPDGSTVEDVSYDTEGCSISQASTSVMAEEIVGIPLEEANAKLAEFERMVTSRGEVEGDDEIIGDGIAFAGVAKFPARVKCALLGWKAFQAATVEALNELEK; translated from the coding sequence ATGAACCTAGATTCCATGTACCAGGACGTCATCCTGGACCACTACAAGAACCCGAAATTCTCTGGCCTGCGCGAAGGCCAAGCAGAGGTTCACCACGTCAACCCTTCCTGCGGCGATGAGCTCACCCTGCGCGTGAAGTTGTCTCCTGATGGTTCCACCGTCGAGGACGTGTCCTACGACACCGAGGGATGCTCCATCTCGCAGGCTTCGACTTCTGTCATGGCAGAGGAAATCGTCGGCATTCCCCTCGAGGAGGCGAACGCCAAGCTAGCCGAGTTCGAGAGGATGGTGACCTCCCGCGGGGAGGTTGAGGGTGATGACGAGATTATTGGGGATGGCATCGCCTTCGCCGGCGTGGCTAAGTTCCCAGCCCGTGTAAAGTGCGCTCTCCTCGGTTGGAAAGCTTTCCAAGCCGCCACCGTCGAAGCGCTGAATGAATTGGAGAAGTAG
- a CDS encoding TetR/AcrR family transcriptional regulator, which translates to MPIMSDSELHRRRNDILVGARKCFAEHGYDGATVRRLEEATGKSRGAIFHHFGDKESLFLALAREDAAREAEVVANNGLVEVMSEMLRHPERHDWLATRLAVTSMLRTDPSFAARWHEEQEVLDKAVRARLESNAEKGRLRDDVSIDTLVTYLETFMDGFINRLALGDTKNLDQVLSLVEQSIRGSRAEH; encoded by the coding sequence ATGCCGATTATGAGCGACTCCGAACTTCATCGCCGCCGCAACGACATCCTGGTTGGGGCACGAAAATGCTTTGCGGAGCACGGCTATGACGGTGCTACAGTCCGCCGCCTTGAAGAAGCCACGGGCAAATCGCGTGGGGCTATCTTTCACCACTTCGGCGATAAAGAGTCTCTCTTTTTGGCCCTGGCCCGGGAAGACGCGGCCCGCGAGGCCGAGGTTGTGGCAAATAACGGTCTGGTTGAGGTTATGAGCGAGATGCTGCGCCACCCTGAGCGCCACGACTGGTTGGCCACTCGCCTGGCCGTTACCTCGATGCTGCGCACCGATCCGTCTTTCGCCGCTCGGTGGCACGAAGAGCAAGAAGTTCTGGATAAGGCGGTACGCGCTCGCTTGGAATCCAACGCCGAAAAAGGTCGCCTGCGCGATGACGTCTCCATCGATACCCTCGTGACGTACCTAGAGACTTTCATGGACGGCTTCATCAACCGCCTCGCGCTGGGAGACACCAAGAACCTAGACCAGGTGTTGAGTTTGGTAGAACAATCGATTCGCGGCTCCCGCGCCGAGCACTAA
- a CDS encoding cysteine desulfurase — protein sequence MSELDVTAIREQFPILSRTVRDGKPLVYLDSGATSQRPLPVWKAEEEFVLGTNAPVHRGSYQLAEEADDAYESARQAIAAFVGADRDEISFTKNATEALNEVAYVLSDERAGELYVGEGDTVVVTELEHHANLVPWQELCQRTGATLKWYSMTEDGRIDLDSLELDDSVKVVAFTHQSNVTGAVAPVAELVRRARAVGAMVVLDACQSVPHMPVDFHELDVDFAAFSGHKMCGPTGVGVLYGKQQLLAQLPPFLTGGSMIEVVKMEGSTFAEPPTRFEAGTQMTSQVVGLGAAVKFLSEVGMDAIHAHEQKLTALALEKLAEIPGVRIIGPENTEDRGGAVSFIVDGIHPHDLGQVLDSHGVSIRTGHHCAWPLHRACQANSTARASFYLYNTEDEVDALIEAVRAARTFFGVSA from the coding sequence ATGTCTGAACTAGACGTTACTGCGATTCGGGAACAATTCCCTATCCTCTCGCGCACCGTGCGCGACGGTAAACCACTGGTGTACCTGGATTCGGGAGCGACCTCGCAACGTCCCCTGCCGGTATGGAAGGCCGAGGAGGAGTTCGTGCTCGGCACCAACGCGCCGGTACACCGTGGCTCTTACCAGCTGGCGGAGGAGGCTGATGACGCCTATGAGTCCGCTCGCCAGGCCATTGCCGCCTTCGTTGGAGCTGATCGCGATGAGATTTCCTTCACCAAGAACGCCACGGAGGCGTTGAATGAAGTTGCCTATGTGCTCAGTGACGAGCGCGCGGGCGAGCTTTATGTTGGTGAGGGCGATACCGTCGTGGTCACCGAACTGGAGCACCACGCGAACTTGGTGCCGTGGCAAGAGCTGTGCCAGCGCACCGGCGCGACGCTGAAGTGGTACTCCATGACTGAGGACGGCCGCATTGATCTCGATTCGCTCGAGCTCGATGACTCTGTCAAGGTCGTGGCTTTTACCCACCAATCCAACGTGACCGGGGCCGTGGCGCCCGTCGCAGAGTTGGTGCGTCGTGCTCGTGCCGTGGGCGCCATGGTCGTCCTCGACGCCTGCCAGTCGGTGCCCCACATGCCCGTGGATTTCCACGAACTCGACGTCGATTTCGCCGCGTTCTCTGGGCACAAGATGTGTGGGCCGACCGGCGTGGGCGTTCTCTACGGCAAGCAACAGCTGTTGGCGCAGCTGCCGCCTTTCCTCACTGGCGGCTCCATGATCGAGGTAGTCAAGATGGAGGGTTCGACGTTCGCCGAGCCACCCACCCGCTTTGAGGCTGGTACCCAGATGACCAGCCAGGTTGTGGGCCTTGGTGCAGCAGTGAAGTTCTTGAGCGAGGTGGGCATGGACGCCATCCACGCTCATGAGCAAAAACTCACTGCATTGGCCTTGGAGAAGCTTGCTGAGATCCCCGGCGTGCGCATCATCGGGCCTGAGAACACCGAGGATCGTGGGGGAGCGGTCTCCTTCATTGTCGATGGGATCCACCCACATGATTTGGGCCAGGTTCTTGATTCCCATGGTGTGTCCATCCGCACCGGCCACCATTGTGCGTGGCCGCTGCACCGCGCGTGCCAGGCTAATTCGACCGCACGCGCTAGCTTTTACCTGTACAACACTGAGGACGAGGTCGACGCCCTCATAGAGGCAGTGCGGGCAGCCCGTACCTTCTTTGGAGTGAGCGCATGA
- a CDS encoding NAD(P)-binding oxidoreductase, producing MTDTTTTARKKVLYIGGHGKVGLLAAPKLVDANLTVHSLIRNPDQVADVEALGATAVVRDLTELSVEDWVELLADYDVVVWGAGNGGRAGADVTWAVDRDAALASIAGLEKLAADGKNTPAYIMISYMGATTNTTDPADEKWYAYVESKKAVDNKLNSTDLNYLILGPAALTEEPSHGITVLDSDAERTSDMTTSRELVAEVVAEVARRDSFPASPLEFIDGEGSVKDI from the coding sequence ATGACTGATACGACAACAACTGCACGCAAGAAGGTTCTGTACATCGGCGGCCATGGCAAGGTTGGGCTTTTAGCGGCGCCCAAGCTTGTCGACGCCAATCTTACCGTCCATTCCCTTATCCGTAACCCCGACCAGGTCGCTGATGTTGAAGCCCTCGGCGCCACTGCAGTGGTGCGCGATCTCACCGAGCTTTCTGTTGAAGACTGGGTAGAGCTTTTGGCTGACTATGACGTCGTCGTGTGGGGTGCCGGAAACGGTGGCCGCGCTGGCGCTGACGTAACCTGGGCGGTGGACCGCGATGCCGCGCTCGCATCGATTGCGGGTCTGGAGAAGCTAGCTGCTGACGGTAAGAACACTCCGGCCTACATCATGATTTCCTACATGGGTGCCACGACCAATACCACCGATCCCGCGGACGAGAAGTGGTATGCCTACGTGGAGTCCAAGAAGGCAGTAGATAATAAGCTGAATTCGACCGATCTCAATTACCTTATTCTGGGTCCCGCGGCACTCACGGAAGAGCCTTCTCATGGCATCACCGTGCTCGATAGCGATGCTGAGCGCACGAGCGATATGACGACTTCCCGGGAGCTTGTGGCCGAGGTTGTCGCTGAGGTGGCTCGCCGCGATAGCTTCCCGGCCTCGCCTCTGGAATTCATCGATGGTGAAGGCAGCGTTAAGGACATCTAG
- the sufC gene encoding Fe-S cluster assembly ATPase SufC, which translates to MSTLEIKNLHAQVLPHEEDGEPTPILKGVNLTINSGETHAVMGPNGSGKSTLSYVIAGHPKYEVTEGEVLLDGENILEMEVDERARAGLFLAMQYPTEVPGVKMSQFMRSAVTAIRGEAPKLREWNKELTEAREKLAIDKSFAHRSVNEGFSGGEKKRHEVMQLDILKPKFAVMDETDSGLDVDALRVVSDGINSYQEETKGGILLITHYKRILNYVVPDFVHVFADGQIIKTGGAELADQLEADGYEQFLK; encoded by the coding sequence ATGTCTACCCTGGAAATCAAGAATCTCCACGCGCAGGTGCTCCCACATGAGGAGGACGGTGAGCCCACGCCGATCCTCAAGGGCGTAAACCTCACCATCAATTCCGGTGAGACCCACGCTGTCATGGGGCCGAACGGCTCCGGCAAGTCCACTCTGTCCTACGTTATCGCTGGTCACCCCAAGTACGAGGTGACCGAGGGTGAGGTGCTCCTCGACGGCGAGAATATCCTCGAGATGGAAGTCGATGAGCGCGCCCGCGCTGGTCTCTTCCTGGCTATGCAGTACCCGACTGAGGTGCCGGGCGTGAAGATGTCGCAGTTCATGCGTTCCGCCGTGACCGCTATCCGCGGTGAGGCTCCGAAGCTGCGTGAGTGGAACAAGGAGCTCACTGAGGCTCGTGAGAAGCTGGCCATCGATAAGTCCTTTGCACACCGCTCCGTGAACGAGGGCTTCTCCGGTGGTGAGAAGAAGCGCCACGAGGTTATGCAGCTGGACATCCTCAAGCCGAAGTTCGCCGTCATGGATGAGACCGACTCCGGCCTGGACGTCGACGCCCTGCGCGTCGTTTCCGATGGCATCAACAGCTACCAGGAGGAGACCAAGGGTGGCATCCTCCTCATCACGCACTACAAGCGCATCCTCAACTACGTTGTCCCGGACTTTGTCCACGTCTTCGCCGACGGACAGATCATCAAGACCGGCGGCGCTGAACTGGCTGACCAGCTTGAGGCAGACGGCTACGAGCAGTTCCTCAAGTAG
- a CDS encoding PFL family protein yields MLNRFNTASILDTIEMIEKYRLDIRTVTMGISLLGCTRSTMEATAEAVYDLVTTRAAQLVEVCEGIEAELGIPIVNKRISVTPIALIVAGVEGNPVDVARALDRAAAATGVDFVGGYSALVEKGATTAEKALIRSIPEALAETNLVCSSVNIASSRAGINMNAAAQMGRIIKEAAELTKDRSAIGCAKLVIFSNSVGDNPFMAGAFHGIEEPDCVVSVGVSGPGVVDRALGSLEGATLNEVAEEVKKAAFKVTRAGQLVGSMASQRLGVPFGIIDLSLAPTAELGDSVAHILEHMGLDQVGTHGTTAALALLNDAVKKGGMMACSRVGGLSGSFIPVSEDKGMIDAVRSGTISIDKLEAMTSICSVGLDMIAIPGDTSAETIAGMIADEAAIGVMNHKTTAVRVIPAPGTKAGDEVNFGGLLGYAPVIPVNDVGNSTFINRGGFIPAPVHGFRN; encoded by the coding sequence ATGCTTAACCGCTTCAATACCGCCAGCATTCTCGACACCATCGAGATGATCGAGAAATACCGTCTCGATATCCGCACCGTCACCATGGGCATTTCGCTGCTCGGCTGCACGCGCTCCACCATGGAAGCCACCGCTGAGGCTGTCTACGACCTCGTGACCACCCGCGCCGCACAGCTGGTTGAGGTGTGCGAGGGAATCGAGGCCGAGCTCGGCATCCCGATCGTCAACAAGCGCATCTCCGTCACCCCAATCGCGCTCATCGTGGCCGGCGTCGAAGGAAACCCCGTAGACGTCGCCCGCGCGCTCGACCGTGCAGCAGCCGCCACAGGCGTCGACTTCGTTGGCGGCTACTCCGCGCTCGTTGAAAAGGGCGCTACCACTGCTGAAAAGGCCCTGATCCGCTCCATCCCGGAGGCCCTCGCAGAAACGAACCTCGTCTGCTCCTCGGTCAACATCGCCTCCTCCCGCGCCGGCATCAACATGAATGCCGCGGCCCAGATGGGACGCATCATCAAGGAAGCAGCCGAGCTGACCAAGGACCGCAGCGCTATCGGTTGCGCCAAGCTCGTGATCTTCTCCAACTCCGTGGGCGATAACCCCTTCATGGCCGGCGCTTTCCACGGTATTGAGGAGCCGGACTGCGTGGTTTCTGTTGGCGTATCCGGACCCGGTGTCGTCGATCGCGCGCTCGGCTCCCTTGAGGGAGCCACCCTCAATGAGGTCGCCGAGGAAGTCAAGAAGGCAGCCTTCAAGGTAACACGCGCCGGCCAGCTCGTGGGTTCCATGGCTTCTCAGCGCCTCGGTGTCCCCTTTGGCATCATTGACCTCTCGCTTGCTCCCACCGCGGAACTGGGTGACTCCGTCGCACACATCCTGGAGCACATGGGGCTGGATCAGGTGGGCACGCACGGGACCACGGCAGCGCTCGCGTTGCTTAACGACGCCGTCAAGAAGGGCGGCATGATGGCCTGCTCCCGCGTGGGTGGTCTGTCCGGTTCCTTCATCCCGGTCTCTGAAGACAAGGGCATGATCGATGCGGTGCGCTCTGGCACTATCTCCATCGACAAGCTGGAGGCCATGACCTCGATCTGCTCTGTGGGCTTGGACATGATCGCCATTCCGGGCGATACCTCTGCGGAGACCATCGCCGGCATGATCGCGGACGAAGCCGCCATTGGCGTGATGAACCATAAGACAACCGCCGTGCGCGTCATCCCTGCTCCAGGCACCAAGGCTGGCGACGAGGTCAACTTTGGTGGCCTCCTGGGCTACGCCCCGGTCATCCCGGTTAATGACGTGGGCAACTCCACCTTCATCAACCGCGGTGGCTTCATCCCGGCGCCGGTACACGGTTTCCGCAACTAA
- a CDS encoding ACT domain-containing protein yields the protein MIAIMTVTGVDNTGIISAVSTALAELNVNIVDVSQTLMSEYFTMILRVEFDENEVSIQQLQERMNTVGESIKQSIRVQSEALFTAMNEI from the coding sequence ATGATCGCCATCATGACTGTTACCGGTGTCGATAACACCGGCATTATCTCCGCCGTGTCCACCGCCCTCGCAGAGCTTAACGTCAATATCGTAGATGTCTCCCAGACCCTCATGTCTGAGTACTTCACCATGATCTTGCGCGTCGAATTCGATGAGAACGAGGTCAGCATCCAGCAGCTCCAGGAGCGGATGAACACCGTCGGTGAGTCCATCAAACAATCCATTCGCGTGCAGTCGGAAGCGCTGTTCACCGCAATGAACGAGATTTAG
- a CDS encoding MerR family transcriptional regulator, with product MKISDVAAVAGCSVRSVRHLHETGAVPEPARTSGNYRDYSVSDLASVLRARVLIDAGVPVADVSSPDAVERSFNMLDERIARLQQQRERLRALSQAPKGTPEDIRDSLSQVIEDPAMLQLELDSWDLIALTGVATSATWKQLRQNLADDHCLAALREAEMLWRELGSLSPHDCEVARIIEKMRYLGEHGLMRGIYPTLRPGNAPLTVADAPTTGAQGVALKALVGGSGG from the coding sequence ATGAAGATATCGGACGTCGCCGCGGTCGCTGGTTGCTCAGTGCGCTCCGTGCGCCATTTGCACGAAACGGGCGCGGTTCCTGAACCCGCACGCACCAGCGGAAACTATCGCGACTATTCTGTGTCTGACCTGGCTTCGGTGCTGCGAGCGCGTGTGCTTATCGACGCCGGCGTTCCCGTCGCTGATGTCTCATCTCCTGATGCGGTCGAGCGCTCGTTTAACATGCTGGATGAGCGCATTGCTCGGCTGCAACAGCAGCGAGAACGTTTGCGTGCCCTTTCTCAAGCCCCCAAAGGGACACCAGAGGATATCCGTGACTCCCTCAGCCAGGTCATCGAGGATCCGGCAATGCTTCAACTCGAACTGGATTCCTGGGATCTCATTGCACTTACCGGAGTCGCTACATCAGCCACCTGGAAACAGCTACGACAGAACCTCGCCGACGACCATTGCCTTGCAGCTCTCCGCGAGGCTGAAATGTTGTGGCGAGAGCTTGGCTCGCTGTCTCCGCATGATTGTGAGGTCGCGCGTATCATCGAGAAGATGCGCTACCTGGGGGAACACGGGTTGATGCGAGGAATCTATCCCACCTTGCGACCTGGTAACGCTCCGCTGACCGTGGCTGATGCTCCGACTACTGGTGCGCAAGGTGTAGCGCTCAAAGCTTTGGTAGGTGGCTCAGGTGGCTAG
- a CDS encoding metal-sulfur cluster assembly factor, producing the protein MADNTETTGGSTDPYQDQNASFDGAAVKPEQTEEQISKVFDITEYLRDVIDPELGINIVDLGLVYDVWLDEIDGKNTCVINMTLTSPACPLTDVIGEQIEDVIVGNKLAEAVQLNWVWMPPWGPNMITEEGREMLQALGFAV; encoded by the coding sequence ATGGCTGATAACACTGAAACCACTGGTGGCAGCACTGATCCTTACCAGGATCAGAATGCTTCCTTTGATGGCGCTGCTGTCAAGCCTGAACAAACCGAAGAGCAGATTTCCAAGGTCTTCGATATCACCGAGTATCTTCGCGATGTCATCGACCCGGAGCTTGGCATCAACATCGTTGATCTGGGTTTGGTTTATGACGTCTGGCTCGACGAGATCGACGGCAAGAACACCTGCGTCATTAACATGACTCTGACCTCCCCGGCTTGTCCGCTCACTGATGTCATCGGCGAGCAGATCGAGGATGTCATCGTGGGCAACAAGCTCGCCGAGGCAGTCCAGCTCAACTGGGTCTGGATGCCACCGTGGGGCCCGAACATGATTACTGAGGAGGGCCGCGAGATGCTCCAGGCCCTCGGCTTCGCCGTATAG